caaaaaaaaaaaataataataataataataataatctaaagAATAATCAAATGAGGAATTTAAGAATCAATCCCTCCAGCTCTCCTTTTCCTTCTATGCCATGCCATCCGGACAATATAACATGATTCTAGCTCAAATTCGCATCAGATTCAGAATCTGAATTGTAATTGAATTCATAAAAGCAATTTCAATtccttaaaacaaacaaactgaACTTAAGACCCACATCCAAACCAGACTAGGCTAGGAAAGTCCAATTATAAATAATCAGAGATTTCACAACATCattccaaggaaaaaaaaaacaatgaagcTCGTGGGAATTAGAAAAACATCGTTCTTGACAAACCAAGAACAGTCAAGATCATCCCTGAAGAACCAGACGACCTATGGTTACTATACAATCTCGTCCTGCCCGGTGACTTTATCACCACCACCTCTTCCCGCAAAATCCACAACTCAGGCAAGATCACCACCGCTCGTGTCAAACTCAGCCTCGAAATCACAATCACAGCCGTTGATTACGACAAGGTTTCATCCACCATGCGAGTCCAAGGCAAGAACATCACAGCCAACGAACACGTCCCAACTGGGTCGTTTCGTACGTTAACTCTTGAGAAGAACAAGGAGTTTGTTCTCACCAAGAAGGTTTAGGACTCGATTGCAGTCGACACGTTACATGAAGGTTGTAACATGGCTTCGAGTGCTGACCTGGCAGTGGTTCTCATGCAACAACAAGGTTTGGCTCACGTGTTCTTGGTTGGGAAAAGGGTCACCACGCTTTGTGCTAAGATTAATggttctacttcttcttcttctaattctGACAAGTTTTTGAGAATGTTTTTCATGCTTTTGTGAAGCATGTGGATTTTAGTACTATACGGTGTGTCGTAATAGGAAGTCCTGGTTGTGTAAAAGATGAGTTTCGAGGTTATTTACTCTCAGAAGCACAGAGGTTGAAGCTGAAGCCTATTGAAGACAACAAGTCACGCATTGTTGTTGCCACTACAAGTCCGAGTAATACACATAATTTGAGCGAGGTTTTGAACGACAATGCAGTCATAAATTTGATCAGGGAAACGAATGTTGTGCCAGAGATTAGGGTGTTTAAGGAGTTCTTAGACATGCTAACGAGTAACACTGATCGTGCATGTTACGGTCCCAAGAGTGTGGAAACTGCACGTGAGATGCTGGTGATTGAGACCCTTTTGATCATCGATGATCTTTCAGGAGCGCTGAGATTGAGATGAGGCATAAGTATGTTGGGTTGGTTAAGTCAGTGAAGAAAGCTGGAAGTAAGGTGTTTTCGTCAATGCATGTGTCTGGTGAGAGCTCGCGAAGTTGACAGGCATTGCAGCAATGTTAGGTTTCCATTGCCAGATCTTGATGAGATGGTTAAGTAATGTTAAGCTTTTCAGTTTGTAATGgactttaaaatttttctttgagTTTCATGCCAATTTCATGTTTCATTTAATAAGGAATTTACACAGATTATATGTGAATAGGGCTTTAACAGATGAGTGCATTGATTAATATAAAGTGAACAACATATAAGGAAGAAATAATTTCATATTAACTTAAGTCAAAGAGTGCATTGGGACCCAACTTTCATTGATATCAACCTCTCGCGCTAATCCAACTTTCAATCAGTCAACATAGAAATTAACCAGCTTGCAGGCTAATCCAAACTTTTGGAGTCATTAGTTTCTAAATTCTCACTATAAGGTTTTGTTTTGTCAAGATGGTTGCTCTGTGTTCCCGTAGCTGCCATAGCTGTTTTTGCAGCAATCAGATCCCTGCAACTTTTCTATAAGTTCTCTAATGCTGTTTAGCCTGAGTATACCAAGGTATACTATTGTGTATACCATATTACCATCATTAAAtcatgcaaaaaaataaaatgaattgaaTTAATTTCATTGATGTGTATACCGAAAATACAAATGGAAGTACCTAATTTCagataaaaattgaattgacaTAGGTTGAATCTAAGTATCAAGGATAAATCAAAGAGCACAAAATGCCAAAACAATCAAATCTTATCACACTAGTTCATCAAGTTTGACTTCATACTGTTCACCAGAAGAAAGGATTTTAACAACCACCATACCCCTTTGCCACTCTGAATTCCCAACTAATATCAGCCTGTGCGCATTTATCCGTGCAGCTCGTTTGAACACCCTGAAGTAGGATAAAtacaataacaacttatcacaaAAAGATCAGCAATTGAATTCGAAACAtgtaaaatgcaaaataaaggaATCAGTACCATTTAAGTGGTTTACtttccaaaaccaaatcaacaGTCTGGCTTTGTTCTCTGAGTATACTAGCGACTCTGGCAGCTGCTCCTTGAAGATCAACATCTAGAGCGCACACAATATTCTCAATTTGGAGGCTGAGTTCTGGTAGAAGTCCTCTATCCTTGAGCAACTACAATAGTAGATTGAAGTCAGGAATTCCAGGTGTGTTGTGTAAATTGGATGTGGAGAAGG
The DNA window shown above is from Quercus lobata isolate SW786 chromosome 7, ValleyOak3.0 Primary Assembly, whole genome shotgun sequence and carries:
- the LOC115952085 gene encoding protein PELOTA 1-like gives rise to the protein MASSADLAVVLMQQQGLAHVFLVGKRVTTLCAKINGSTSSSSNSDNTIRCVVIGSPGCVKDEFRGYLLSEAQRLKLKPIEDNKSRIVVATTSPSNTHNLSEVLNDNAVINLIRETNVVPEIRVFKEFLDMLTSNTDRACYGPKSVETAREMLVIETLLIIDDLSGALRLR